AGAAATAGCCAGACAGAGTGTTGGTAGTGGCTTAGGAAATTTCATTCAGTGGTCTCCAGAAGTCATTAAAACAATAAATAAAAAGGCGATATTTCTCATAGCGGAATAGTTATATAAAGGGCTTTTCCTTTATCCCTAGGGTATTCAACCTAGCTGTTTACATTTGTTTTTAAATTGACCATTGTCACAGAAAAAGAAACGATAGGAACTGCGTTTCAATAATTGTGAAGTTGCATTTCATGATGAGGTAAACCTCATTAAATGCGGGGTAAAAGATAGAATTTATCGAGCTATAATGTGGTGCAACTTGAAGTGGCTAACGTTTTAGTCCAAATGGCGGGGTTTTGATATTGTGGCAAAAGAGGTTAGCTACTACTATACCCGTTATTCTGCAAGCTGCATGTGCGTTGGCTATCTTCATTACTCGGCCCGTCCATGGGCCTCGCCTCTGCGAGGCCGCTGCAAACAGCGTTCAAATCTGCTCCTGGCGGATTTGTCACCCCAGTCACTTACTTGTGTAAGCTCCTTGGGACTCACTCAGTTGCCGCCTTCCTGCAACCGGGATTATCCAGGGTACAAAACGCTATAAATCAACCTGAATAGGATAACGCGTGACCTCGGTATTTATCCGTAATTTTACCTTTGCTGCACTCCCAGCCGTCGGTTTGAATGACCAACCTCTGTTTCATGGGCTTTTGGCTAAATGTGATTTTGATGTAAATGAATATCGGGATGAGCTATTTGCCGTGTATGGCATCGCGTTTCCTGGCAGTTTACAAAAAGCCGTTGCAAAACGGCGTGCTGAATATCTGGCAGGGCGCTTTGTTGCCAGACAGGTGTTGAATATGCTGGAAGTACGCGATTACCCATTGGCAAATGGCATCGACCGCGCACCACTGTGGCCGACCGGTTTGATTGGTAGCATTAGCCATAATAACCAACGCGCTTTGTGTACTGCACAAATAATCACACCCGCCGGAGAGCCTATTGGAGCCAGTTCCCGTCGGCATGGTATTGGTCTGGATATCGAAAGTTTAATTGCTGTTGAAAGAGCGGCTAACTTATGGCCGGGTATTCTCAGTGAAGAGGAATATCATTGTTTCCTGGATGGACTATTACCTTTTAACCACTTGCTGACATTGGCTTTTTCCGCGAAAGAGAGTTTATTTAAAGCAGTCTATCCGCAACTTGGGCGTTATTTTGATTTTCTTGAAGCGAAGCTGTTGAGTTATTCATTAGACACCGGGCGTTTTGAATTACAGTTGTTGCGAGAATTAAGTGAAGACTTCCCCGCAGGCCGTTGTTTTACTGGATGCTTCACGTTAAATGGTAGTGATGTGCAGACGTTTATTGCTTACTAATCATAATATTATTACTTTATTCATTATTTTTAATATTTTTAAGTTGGAAAGTTCAATGGGAATAGGCTAGATATTTAGCTATCTAAAATATTTATTGATAGGATATCATGAAATATATCGCCTTATTTATTTTCATCTTATGCGTAGCTTATGTGCATTTTCGCGGAAAGGTTCGTTATAAATTCTGGCGTCAACTCTCAGACCATTCGACATTTGTCTCACCAATCAATGTTTTTATGTATTTATTCTCGCGCGTTCCTACCACGCCTTATTTAAAACAGGACTTGTTCCCTGAACTTGCCGTACTGCGAGATAACTGGTTAAAAATCAGGGAGGAAGGTAAGGCATTAATGGAAGTCCAGCAAATCAAAGCATCGGATAAATATAATGATGCCGGTTTTAATTCTTTCTTTAAAACGGGGTGGAAGCGTTTTTATTTGAAATGGTATGAAGATAGCCACCCATCAGCAATGACATTGTGCCCCCACACCACCACCTTATTGAAAGGGTTACCATCGGTGAAAGCGGCGATGTTTGCTGAGTTACCGGACGGCAGCCGTTTGCCTCGCCACCGAGATCCTTATGCGGGTTCCTTACGTTATCACCTTGGTTTAATCACTCCGAATGATGATCGCTGTTTTATTGATGTTGATGGTACAACCTACAGTTGGCGTGATGGCGAGGGTGTACTGTTTGATGAAACTTATATTCATTATGCTGAAAATCAGAGTGGGCAGGAGCGGCTGATTCTCTTTTGTGATATTGAACGCCCGATGCGTTATCGTTGGGCACAATGGGTTAACCATTGGTTGGGGCGCAATTTGATGAGTGCCGCCACTGCCCCCAATGAAGAAGGGGATAGGACTGGTGGGGTTAACCGTGCTTTCAAATATATCTATGCAGTCCGTAAGGTAGGTAAGCGCCTGAAAGCCTGGAATCGCAGAATTTATTATTTAATCAAATGGCTATTATTTGGTGGCATTGCCGCATTGATTTTTTATGCGTTGTAGCTCCAGGTAAGTAAAAAGTGATCAAATAGCACAAAGCCCGCTTATCTTTCTTCATGCGGGCTTTCTCATTAACATCCAATAGCTCCCACTTTTAGTCCTCCAATCGTGTTATTTGGCCCAGGTTTCGGCCAAATTGCACGGCAAAACCTCAGCAGTGAGCTGTTAAACTTCAAATGCAAATTTTTATTCCATAAAAAATTATTTTTGAAATAAAATAGTTAACAAGGTCACAAAAGAACCAACTTTCTTTACTACTCCTTCACTAAAAACCCACCCGTTTTGTCATCTATTTTTCATTTTTTCCATTTAATATCAAATGGATATTTTTTATTATTGCTGTTGAATAGAGTGTTAGTCCTGTTCTCACTCACGCTAAGTTAGAATTTAAGTACCATATTGTGATCGATATAGAATTTTAATTTCAATATGAATGATATGTTATGTCACAGTTAAGTTATTCAGGTGTTACTGGGAGTTGTCTGTGGTGGACAGGCTAGAAATCGAAAATGTAAAAGGGGCGTGCTAAACAGAAAAACACATCATAAGTAATATAACGTCACACTCTGTAAGAAAGTTTATTTGGCTTCAATAACTGCATTTATCTAATTAATAAATCAGAGTGTCAAAAAGTTTTTTCACTTTCTCTTTTGAAAGTACGGGGACGTTTTTTTAAAAAAACCTTTTTGACATTAAATGGATACTCAAATAAAAGGTAAGGATATGTCATTAATGATGAATCTCAACGCACAACAGAGAAAACGATTACATCAAATAACATTAGTCGCTACCTTTGGTGGCTTGCTTTTTGGTTACGATACGGGGGTTATTAATGGTGCATTTTCGTCATTGAAAGAAAACATGGCGCTGACACCGACAACAGTTGGCTTGGTAATGAGTGTACTTTTGGTCGGTGCCGCTATTGGTAGTATCTTGGGCGGAAAACTGGCTGACTTTTTTGGCCGAAGAAAATATTTACTCTATCTTTCCTTTGTTTTCTTCTTTGGTGCATTATTGTGCGCATTGTCCCCTAATATTACCTGCCTGTTAATTGCCCGATTTTTGCTCGGTTACGCAGTCGGTGGTGCATCGGTTACTGCGCCCACATTTATATCCGAAGTTGCGCCAACAGAAATGCGGGGCAAACTGACGGGATTAAATGAAGTAGCCATTGTGTTTGGTCAATTAGCGGCATTTGCTGTGAATGCGGTGATTGGAATTGTTTGGGGACATCTTCCTGAAGTCTGGCGCTATATGTTATTGGTGCAGACTATCCCCGCGATTTGTTTATTGGTTGGAATGTGGCGTTCGCCAGAAAGTCCTCGCTGGTTGGTCAGTAAAAATCGCCGTGAAGAAGCATTAGCCATATTAAAACAGATTCGCCCCGAACAGCGTGCGATTAAAGAATTTGAAGATATCGTAACGTTGATTGATGTTGAAAAAGAAAAGCACTTATATGCAAAGAAAGATTGGGCTATTATTTTTCATACACCGTGGATCTTAAAATTAATCTTGGTGGGTATTGTTTGGGCAGCATTGCA
The sequence above is drawn from the Yersinia enterocolitica subsp. enterocolitica genome and encodes:
- a CDS encoding 4'-phosphopantetheinyl transferase family protein, whose protein sequence is MTSVFIRNFTFAALPAVGLNDQPLFHGLLAKCDFDVNEYRDELFAVYGIAFPGSLQKAVAKRRAEYLAGRFVARQVLNMLEVRDYPLANGIDRAPLWPTGLIGSISHNNQRALCTAQIITPAGEPIGASSRRHGIGLDIESLIAVERAANLWPGILSEEEYHCFLDGLLPFNHLLTLAFSAKESLFKAVYPQLGRYFDFLEAKLLSYSLDTGRFELQLLRELSEDFPAGRCFTGCFTLNGSDVQTFIAY
- the lpxO gene encoding lipid A hydroxylase LpxO, translating into MKYIALFIFILCVAYVHFRGKVRYKFWRQLSDHSTFVSPINVFMYLFSRVPTTPYLKQDLFPELAVLRDNWLKIREEGKALMEVQQIKASDKYNDAGFNSFFKTGWKRFYLKWYEDSHPSAMTLCPHTTTLLKGLPSVKAAMFAELPDGSRLPRHRDPYAGSLRYHLGLITPNDDRCFIDVDGTTYSWRDGEGVLFDETYIHYAENQSGQERLILFCDIERPMRYRWAQWVNHWLGRNLMSAATAPNEEGDRTGGVNRAFKYIYAVRKVGKRLKAWNRRIYYLIKWLLFGGIAALIFYAL
- a CDS encoding sugar porter family MFS transporter, with the translated sequence MSLMMNLNAQQRKRLHQITLVATFGGLLFGYDTGVINGAFSSLKENMALTPTTVGLVMSVLLVGAAIGSILGGKLADFFGRRKYLLYLSFVFFFGALLCALSPNITCLLIARFLLGYAVGGASVTAPTFISEVAPTEMRGKLTGLNEVAIVFGQLAAFAVNAVIGIVWGHLPEVWRYMLLVQTIPAICLLVGMWRSPESPRWLVSKNRREEALAILKQIRPEQRAIKEFEDIVTLIDVEKEKHLYAKKDWAIIFHTPWILKLILVGIVWAALQQTTGVNVIMYYGTEILKTAGFSERMSLICNVLNGVFSVGGMVIGVLFLVDRFKRKTLIIYGFALMATLHLIIAGADYYLMGEIKATVIWLLGALFVGVMQGTMGFLTWVVLAELFPLKIRGLSMGISVFFMWIMNAIVSYLFPVLQAKLGLGPVFLIFALINYLAIIFVVAALPETANKSLEQLEEELSSGN